The Cygnus olor isolate bCygOlo1 chromosome 18, bCygOlo1.pri.v2, whole genome shotgun sequence genome includes a window with the following:
- the OTOP2 gene encoding proton channel OTOP2 codes for MTEEPVRKDSEIRRSNSSMGCGHKDDKASLASSQIAPYSHQPSTPASKEVWKKGGRMFSILLAMHLALLACTLVSSGAFEKIAVHDYDVFFLLTVMMLIVIIWIIFYLVSTARCPDAILCKDSHAGPIWLRGGLILFAIFSLVMDVFKIGYYSSFYSCLSAIKIIYPIVQAIFVVVQTYFLWISAKDCVHVHLNVTRCGLMLTLTTNLAVWMSAVTDESVHKAHSKLKKNVTDDLLRWFLKVGMRSSSAEVCNCNSQICQIFKNGYFWLYPFNIEYSLFASAMVYVMWKNVGRFIDHHSHHIHRLKFRLFRRTFFVGIVLGLIILVSGLGVLIVYEVQVNSSTESSKKSQALTMYYIFNIVCLGLMSLVCIGGSVIYRFDKRDMDRHKNPTRTLDVALLMGAALGQYAISYYSIVAIVASTPRDAISALNLTYALLMIAQHTFQNIFIIEGLHRQPPKEDHKHGSRQKDLCGLTFVNVSAVSLRVPDGGSTLAPSTAPGAEASLPSDLVRSLTAPKKMNWRRKCLREVSMFLLLSNIVLWIMPAFGARPHFDNDTELNFYGDSMWPAIVDICLPFGIFYRMHAVASLLEVYIMS; via the exons ATGACTGAAGAGCCCGTGCGGAAAGACAGCGAGATCCGACGCTCCAACTCCAGCATGGGCTGCGGACACAAGGACGACAAAGCCAGCCTGGCTTCGAGCCAGATAGCACCTTATAGCCACCAACCCTCCACTCCAGCCTCCAAGGAAGTGTGGAAAAAGGGCGGCCGCATGTTCTCCATCCTGCTGGCCATGCACTTAGCCCTTCTGGCCTGCACGCTGGTGAGCAGTGGGGCTTTTGAGAAAATTGCTGTGCATGATTACGATGTCTTCTTCCTGCTGACTGTCATGATGCTGATAGTCATCATCTGGATCATCTTCTACCTCGTCAGCACCGCCCGGTGCCCAGATGCCATCCTCTGCAAAGACTCCCATGCTGGACCCATCTGGCTGAGAG GAGGCCTGATCCTGTTTGCCATTTTCAGCCTTGTCATGGATGTGTTCAAAATAGGATATTACTCCAGCTTCTACAGCTGCCTGTCTGCGATCAAAATCATCTACCCCATTGTGCAAGCAATATTCGTGGTTGTCCAG ACATACTTCCTGTGGATCTCTGCCAAAGACTGCGTCCATGTCCACCTGAATGTTACCAG gtGCGGCTTGATGTTAACTCTGACTACAAACTTAGCAGTGTGGATGTCTGCAGTGACAGACGAGTCCGTTCACAAAGCACACTcaaagttgaagaaaaatgtgacagATGACCTCCTCAGATGGTTCCTGAAAG tgGGAATGAGAAGTAGCTCAGCTGAAGTTTGCAATTGCAACAGCCAAATCTGCCAGATTTTCAAGAATGGCTACTTCTGGCTGTACCCCTTTAACATTGAGTACAGCCTGTTTGCCTCCGCCATGGTTTACGTCATGTGGAAGAACGTCGGCCGCTTTATAGACCACCACTCCCACCACATTCACCGCCTGAAGTTCAGGCTCTTCCGAAGGACCTTCTTTGTAGGCATCGTGTTGGGCCTCATCATTCTGGTGAGCGGCCTGGGAGTCCTTATCGTTTACGAGGTGCAGGTAAACTCCAGCACTGAATCCAGCAAGAAGAGCCAAGCACTCACCATGTACTACATCTTCAACATCGTGTGTCTGGGCCTGATGTCTCTCGTCTGCATCGGAGGCTCTGTCATCTACCGCTTTgacaagagagacatggaccGGCACAAGAACCCGACCAGGACCCTGGACGTGGCCCTGCTGATGGGCGCAGCCCTGGGGCAGTATGCTATTTCTTACTACTCCATCGTGGCCATCGTGGCCAGCACACCAAGGGACGCCATCAGTGCACTCAACCTGACCTACGCCCTTCTGATGATTGCTCAGCACACCTTCCAGAACATCTTCATCATCGAAGGCCTTCATCGGCAACCCCCCAAGGAAGACCACAAGCACGGTTCTCGCCAGAAGGACCTCTGCGGTCTCACCTTTGTCAATGTCAGTGCGGTGTCCCTCCGCGTGCCTGACGGCGGCAGCACCTTGGCACCTAGCACTGCCCCTGGCGCTGAGGCCAGCCTTCCTTCCGATCTTGTGCGGTCCCTCACAGCCCCCAAGAAGATGAACTGGAGGAGGAAGTGCTTAAGGGAGGTCTCCATGTTCCTCCTGCTGAGCAATATCGTA CTCTGGA
- the USH1G gene encoding Usher syndrome type-1G protein codes for MNDQYHRAARDGYLDLLKEATKKDLNSPDEDGMTPTLWAAYHGNLDALRLIVSRGGDPDKCDIWGNTPLHLAAANGHLNCLSFLISFGANIWCLDNDYHTPLDMAAMKGHMECVRYLDSIAAKQSSLNPKLVSKLKDKAFRDAERRIKDCVKLQKKHHERMEKRYRKEMSDNSDTMSFSSYSSSTLSKKFQHMSMVTSLPYSQATIHGTAKGKTKIQKKLEKKKQVDGTFKIYEDGRKSVRSLSGLQLGNDVMFVKQGTYASPKEWTRRNIRDMFLTDEDTVSRAISDPGLHMDSAHSEVSTDSGHDSLFNRPGLGTMVFRRNYVSSGLFGIGREDAGLPGEGDMDGLGVKLRSRLQRSPSLNDSIGSANSLQERNAEDLPWDEVELGLDDDDEPDTSPLETFLASLHMFEFISILKKEKIDLEALMLCSDNDLKSINIPLGPRKKIVDAIQRRRHTLERPDVIVDTEL; via the exons ATGAACGACCAGTACCACCGAGCAGCCCGGGATGGCTACCTGGACCTGCTGAAGGAAGCCACCAAGAAGGACCTCAACTCGCCAGACGAGGATGGCATGACCCCGACCCTCTGGGCCGCCTACCACGGCAACCTGGACGCTCTGCGCCTCATCGTCAGCAGAGG GGGGGATCCAGACAAATGTGACATCTGGGGGAACACCCCCCTTCACCTGGCAGCAGCCAACGGCCACCTGAACTGCCTTTCCTTCCTCATCTCTTTTGGGGCCAACATCTGGTGCCTGGACAACGACTACCACACCCCGCTGGACATGGCAGCCATGAAGGGGCACATGGAGTGTGTGCGCTACCTGGACTCTATCGCTGCCAAGCAGAGCAGCCTCAACCCCAAGCTGGTGAGCAAGCTGAAGGACAAGGCCTTCCGTGACGCCGAGCGGAGGATAAAGGACTGCGtgaagctgcagaagaaacacCACGAGAGGATGGAGAAACGgtacagaaaggaaatgtcGGATAATTCAGACACCATGAGCTTCTCCAGCTACTCGAGTAGCACCTTAAGCAAGAAGTTCCAACACATGTCTATGGTGACGTCCCTGCCATACTCACAAGCCACCATCCACGGCACAGCCAAGGGAAAGACGAAAATACAGAAGAAGCTAGAGAAGAAGAAGCAGGTGGATGGGACCTTCAAGATCTACGAGGATGGGAGGAAAAGCGTGCGCTCTCTGTCCGGCCTGCAGCTGGGGAACGACGTGATGTTTGTGAAGCAGGGCACGTATGCCAGCCCCAAGGAGTGGACCCGCCGTAATATCAGAGACATGTTCCTCACAGATGAAGACACCGTCTCCCGTGCCATAAGCGACCCGGGTTTGCACATGGACTCGGCCCATTCAGAAGTCAGCACTGACTCTGGCCATGACTCCTTGTTCAACCGCCCGGGGCTGGGCACCATGGTGTTCAGGCGCAACTATGTCAGCAGTGGGCTCTTTGGGATCGGCCGGGAGGATGCCGGCCTGCCAGGCGAAGGCGACATGGATGGGCTAGGTGTCAAACTGCGGAGCCGCCTGCAGCGCTCGCCAAGTCTCAACGATAGCATTGGCAGTGCCAACAGCCTGCAGGAGAGGAACGCGGAGGACCTACCCTGGGACGAGGTGGAGCTGGGCTTAGATGATGACGATGAACCTGACACCAGCCCCTTGGAGACTTTTTTGGCTTCCCTGCACATGTTTGAGTTCATCTCCAtcttgaagaaggaaaagatcGACTTAGAGGCCCTCATGCTGTGTTCAGACAATGACCTGAAGAGCATCAATATCCCACTGGGCCCCAGGAAAAAGATTgtggatgccatccagaggagACGGCATACTCTGGAGAGGCCAGATGTCATTGTAGACACTGAACTGTAA